In one window of Heterodontus francisci isolate sHetFra1 chromosome X, sHetFra1.hap1, whole genome shotgun sequence DNA:
- the pa2g4a gene encoding proliferation-associated protein 2G4a has product MSDDESQEQTIAEDLVVTKYKMGGDIANRVLKTVVDAATLGVSVVALCEKGDEMIMEETGKIFKKEKEMKKGIAFPTCISVNNCVCHYSPLKSDPDYLLKEEDLVKIDLGVHVDGFIANVAHSFIVGVDKDTPVIGRKADVIKAAHYCAEAALRLVKPGNQNSQVTEAWNKIAQSFNCTPIEGMLSHQLKQHVIDGEKTIIQNPTDQQKKDHEKTVFEVHEVYAVDVLISTGEGKAKDAGQRTTVYKRDPTQQYGLKMKTSRAFFSEVERRFDAMPFTLRAFEDEKKARMGVMECAKHELLQPFNVLYEKEGEYVAQFKFTVLLMPNGPMRITSGTFETELYKSELDVKDPELKVLLQSSVSRRNQKRRKKKKVASQTALCATTGSTNEENGAGD; this is encoded by the exons GTGTTCTGAAGACGGTGGTGGATGCAGCAACGTTGGGAGTGTCTGTTGTAGCTCTGTGTGAGAAGGGTGATGAAATGATCATGGAAGAAACAGGAAAAATTTTCAAGAAGGAGAAAGAAATGAAAAAAG GAATTGCCTTTCCCACCTGTATATCAGTGAACAACTGTGTTTGCCACTACTCTCCTCTCAAGAGTGACCCTGACTACCTCTTGAAGGAGGAAGATCTTGTTAAAAT TGACTTGGGTGTCCATGTCGACGGATTCATCGCTAATGTGGCACACAGCTTTATTGTTGGTGTTGATAAG GACACTCCAGTAATCGGTCGCAAAGCTGACGTCATTAAAGCTGCACACTACTGCGCAGAAGCAGCTCTGCGGCTAGTGAAGCCAGGCAATCAG AACTCTCAAGTGACAGAAGCTTGGAACAAGATTGCTCAGTCCTTTAATTGCACGCCAATAGAAG GCATGCTATCACATCAACTCAAACAGCATGTTATTGATGGGGAGAAAACGATCATTCAGAACCCCACAGATCAGCAAAA GAAAGACCACGAAAAGACAGTGTTTGaagttcatgaagtttatgccgTCGATGTGTTAATAAGTACTGGAGAAGGGAAG GCAAAGGACGCAGGTCAGAGAACAACTGTATACAAGAGAGATCCAACGCAGCAATATGGTTTAAAGATGAAAACATCTCGTGCCTTTTTCAGTGAGGTGGAAAGGCGGTTTGATGCTATGCCCTTCACTCTGAG GGCATTTGAAGATGAGAAAAAAGCCAGGATGGGGGTTATGGAATGCGCCAAGCATGAACTACTTCAGCCATTCAATGTGCTCTACGAGAAGGAAG GAGAGTATGTAGCTCAGTTTAAGTTCACAGTCCTACTCATGCCAAATGGTCCAATGAGAATCACCAGTGGAACATTCGAAACTGAACTCTACAAGTCTGAACTGGATGTGAAGGACCCTGAACTAAAG GTCCTACTTCAAAGTTCTGTTAGCCGAAGGAAccagaagaggaggaagaagaagaaggtg GCTTCCCAAACTGCACTCTGTGCCACCACTGGCAGCACCAATGAGGAGAATGGGGCTGGAGACTGA